TAGCATGAGGCCCCTCGTTGCCTTTTGCAGGGCACTGAGAGCTAGCATTGAAGCAGTTTGCAGCTTTACCCAGCTCGGTAAGGAAAACTTCTTACTTGTTCCTTTGCCCCTCGTTTAACATATTCTCTTTATATCCTTCATATTTTGCAGTCAGTTTGTTCATTTGTATACTACTAGTGGGCATGGGGAGCAGGAACTTTCAGCTTTCTGATAATCTTTTACCTCAGTTTGGACAGCTCATGTCTGTATCCAGTTTGAAGATCATAGAAGCCAAATGATACTTCTGTTTCATTTTGAGAATTCATCTACCAAGAGAATACAGGAGCACCTTGTGGCCTTTTACGTTAGTTTCCTAGTGAACCTATAATACCTATACTATCCCTATGTTTCCTATTTCTTACAAGTGCTGAACTGTTCTAATCTTTTCCTCAGGGCAGCATCAGCATCACTCTTGCCTGAGTTTGGGTCCTATCTAAACTTTGCAAAATGTTGCAAGATCAGTAATTTTGAACTCGGATATGTAGCCCGTTGGGAGCTTCCACCCGGGGAAACTTCAAAATTGTGTTTgtgccttcttcctcccatcTGCAAGAAGCGATGCCAAGTCTCTGTCAGTAAATGTTGCAGGACATGTTCTTAGTAACTGCATGTGGATTCATAAGAGGAACAGACCTGTATCGAGTAACGAAGTAGTGGAGGAACGTTGCAATTTCCGCTGTGCCTACTTCCTTCCCAGGGCACATCCGACCACCTCCTCCGAACAACATGAAGTGTGGATGTGATTCCATGTTCTTCTCCTATTTTCAGTAAGCACTACAAGGTTAGGACTTCCTTGGTAATGGTATTAGTGGTGTTTTGATGGTAACTATTTTTCGCTCTATTACTTACCAGCCACCTCCATGGATTGAAGGTCATTGGGTCAGGATACAGGCACGGGTCGTAATTTATCTCCCTTGTGTAAACATAAATTCTCCAACCTTTTGGAATGACATACCCTGGAAGAAATTGATAATACAGATTAGAACTAACTTATTATTTACCTAGAAAATGCTGAAGTAGTAGAAGCTGAAGTAGTGGAATATTTGTATCTCACCATTCATTTCTACGTCTTGAGTAGTTTTTCTCAGCAGCCCATTCACAACTGTAGCTAATCTTAGCGTCTCGAAAATTACCTGCACAGTACAAGTACTCCATGAGTTCATCATGATCATTACTAATATTACATTCACATTTTTAGTGTGTTATCTCCTACTTACAGCTCGAGTGAAGGTCATGGACTTAAAATCATTATAGTCGATAGCTTCCTCTGGCGATTTTCCCTTCCTGATATCAAAATGCTCTTTCTGCAGAAGTGAACAGAACATCAGTAAAATGGAGAAATGCAAATGACTCTGCTTTGAAAATCAACTTGATTTCAGAGTATATATAGCTGTACCCTGAGTTCTTCAAGAGCTTTTGGATGGTCTGACAGGTACTTGACCGCCATCATTGAAGTCGTCGACATGGTTTCATATCCAGAGTAAATGAGGGTGATGATCAAATCAATGATCTGCTCGTCACTAAGCCTTTCCCTGGTTCCATCATTGCCGCTTAAGAGAGCATCCAGCATGTCATTGTGAACAAGACCAGAGGATCGTCGTTCAGCAATCATCTTCTCTAGCATGGATACGAGCTTCTTCCTCGCCTGGGAAAACCAACAGTGGTTTGTTAGAGGAAGGAGCAAGTTCATCTCTAATCGATGTTGGTGCAAGTTCAGTATGACAGATTCGTGGTAGGTATATTATACCTGGAAGCCTTGGTAGTAGCTTGTTCCTGGAAGGTTGATGGGCAAGGAGATGGTGCCGAGAACAAGGGTGTAGAGCTCAGTCTTGAGGGCATCAGAGAGTGGGCCAGCAGTGATACCAGCAATCTGCCTGAGTGCAGATAGCAAGGCCATCTGAAAGGGAGGAAGCCAGA
This is a stretch of genomic DNA from Brachypodium distachyon strain Bd21 chromosome 1, Brachypodium_distachyon_v3.0, whole genome shotgun sequence. It encodes these proteins:
- the LOC100837653 gene encoding cytochrome P450 85A1; the encoded protein is MVLAVLIGVLVGIVLVSSLLLRWNEVRYSRKQGLPPGTMGWPLFGETTEFLKQGPSFMKARRLRYGSLFRTHILGCPTVVCMDPELNRQMLQQGEGRGFVPGYPQSMLDILGRNNIAAVHGPLHRAMRGSMLALVRPASIRSSLLPKIDAFMRSHLHGWAGDLVDIQDKTKEMALLSALRQIAGITAGPLSDALKTELYTLVLGTISLPINLPGTSYYQGFQARKKLVSMLEKMIAERRSSGLVHNDMLDALLSGNDGTRERLSDEQIIDLIITLIYSGYETMSTTSMMAVKYLSDHPKALEELRKEHFDIRKGKSPEEAIDYNDFKSMTFTRAVIFETLRLATVVNGLLRKTTQDVEMNGYVIPKGWRIYVYTREINYDPCLYPDPMTFNPWRWLEKNMESHPHFMLFGGGGRMCPGKEVGTAEIATFLHYFVTRYRWEEEGTNTILKFPRVEAPNGLHIRVQNY